One genomic region from Drosophila busckii strain San Diego stock center, stock number 13000-0081.31 chromosome 3R, ASM1175060v1, whole genome shotgun sequence encodes:
- the LOC108604811 gene encoding probable Xaa-Pro aminopeptidase P, whose amino-acid sequence MTTAKCLHSCCCRLTLSILLLLVALTAATPNGYPREICQYRKGKPIQPTSVYRNHLIAIREQMLIRATLEGPEIYGYILPSTDEHLNEEVATRDQRLRYLSGYTGNRAFAAITQQGAALWVEHRFAQQADGELDCDWQIYLSNGNVSIADWLATQLHFNKRIGADPHLVPHHLWLRWERELAAKPLKLVPINSNLVDMIWEGERPAPPRENVIQVQTRDFAGEKWEDKVIELRRQLNKLNCEAMIVTSLTEIAYLLNIRGTDIPYTPVVKSYAIVSLTDIFFYVDHTKINLSIDLHLRTDCYNENCVKIKEYNQVWSDIRTYVQIWKRVLVPAPCVQEQGASEAIYSYVPQKNVFEHISPIIFMRAQKNFAEQEGMRMAHIRDGAALCEAMSNLESRFYTEQWTEEKIKYEIELWRLSHANAKGLSLRTVVAYGEHSALPYYISSNVTNIEVSDQSLLVIESGGQYLEGTTDVSRTFIFGEPTRDMKRAYTAVLAGILHISDLRFPASVKPAGVDSVVRAKVWHELSDYPQATGHGIGAYGSVEEPPISVAYGQNNNFLFKQGYFFSSESGFYKRNDFGVRIKNVLEVLDTDKTTTSGEHFLAFQSVTLVPYEPKLIDGSMLSSDEKRMLNKYNAKIRKQVGDELKKLGSMKAFYWMMNKTRHIREYLPEDEYRAAMGGGVDRLQLNYFYILTLSLLSCTLFIWSA is encoded by the exons atgacgacAGCCAAATGTTtacatagctgctgctgccgcttgacTTTAAGCATCCTGCTGT tGCTAGTTGCGCTGACTGCAGCAACGCCCAATGGCTATCCGCGTGAAATATGTCAATATCGCAAGGGTAAACCg ATACAACCCACAAGCGTATATCGCAATCATTTGATTGCCATACGCGAGCAAATGCTAATACGTGCCACACTCGAGGGACCCGAGATCTATGGCTACATACTGCCCTCCACCGATGAGCATTTGAACGAGGAGGTGGCGACGCGTGATCAGCGTCTGCGCTATCTCAGCGGCTACACAGGCAATCGTGCCTTTGCGGCTATAACGCAGCAAGGCGCCGCCTTATGGGTAGAACATCGCTTTGCGCAGCAAGCGGATGGCGAGCTGGACTGCGACTGGCAGATTTATTTGTCCAACGGCAATGTAAGCATTGCCGACTGGCTGGCCACTCAGCTGCATTTCAACAAACGCATTGGCGCCGATCCACATCTGGTGCCGCATCATCTGTGGCTGCGTTGGGAACGCGAGCTGGCAGCCAAGCCGCTCAAGCTTGTGCCCATCAATAGCAATCTGGTGGACATGATTTGGGAGGGCGAGCGACCAGCGCCACCCAGAGAGAATGTGATTCAAGTGCAAACGCGTGACTTTGCAGGTGAAAAATGGGAGGATAAAGTAATTGAGCTGCGACGTCAactaaacaaactaaactgcGAAGCAATGATTGTTACATCCTTAACTGAGATTGCTTATCTGCTGAATATACGCGGCACAGATATACCCTATACACCTGTAGTGAAG TCCTATGCCATTGTCAGTTTGACTGACATATTCTTCTATGTGGATCATACTAAAATTAATCTAAGCAtagatttgcatttgcgtACGGATTGTTATAATGAAAATTGCGTCAA AATCAAGGAGTACAATCAAGTTTGGAGTGACATACGCACGTACGTGCAAATCTGGAAGCGTGTGCTTGTGCCTGCGCCCTGTGTGCAAGAGCAAGGCGCCTCCGAAGCCATCTACTCATATGTGCCACAGAAGAATGTCTTCGAACACATTTCGCCCATAATCTTTATGCGCGCGCAGAAGAATTTTGCAGAGCAGGAAGGCATGCGTATGGCGCATATACGCGATGGCGCTGCACTCTGCGAAGCGATGAGCAATCTGGAGTCGAGATTCTACACTGAGCAATGGACGGAGGAGAAAATTAAATACGAAATTGAGCTGTGGCGTTTATCTCATGCCAATGCCAAGGGCTTGTCGCTGCGCACTGTTGTTGCCTATGGCGAGCATTCGGCGCTGCCTTATTACATATCCAGCAATGTAACCAATATAGAGGTGTCTGATCAGAGTTTGCTGGTCATAGAGTCGGGTGGTCAGTATCTGGAGGGCACAACAGATGTGTCACGCACTTTTATCTTTGGCGAACCCACGCGTGATATGAAACGCGCTTATACAGCTGTGCTAGCGGGTATTTTACATATATCGGATTTGAGATTTCCGGCGTCTGTAAAGCCCGCAGGTGTGGATAGTGTAGTGCGTGCTAAGGTGTGGCATGAATTGAGCGATTATCCGCAAGCTACAGGTCATGGCATAGGCGCCTATGGCTCTGTCGAAGAAC CTCCCATCTCTGTGGCTTATGGACAAAACAATAACTTTCTCTTCAAGCAAGGCTACTTCTTTTCCAGCG AGTCTGGTTTCTATAAGCGCAATGACTTTGGTGTGCGCATCAAGAACGTGCTGGAGGTTTTGGATACGGACAAGACTACAACCAGCGGTGAACACTTTCTAGCATTCCAATCGGTTACGCTGGTACCATATGAACCCAAGCTTATTGATGGCTCCATGCTCAGCTCCGATGAGAAACGCAtgctaaacaaatacaatgcCAAAATACGCAAACAAGTGGGTGACGAGCTTAAGAAACTGGGCAGCATGAAAGCCTTTTACTGGATGATGAACAAAACTCGACATATACGCGAATATCTGCCCGAGGATGAATATCGTGCAGCCATGGGCGGTGGTGTGGATCGGCTGCAGCTGAATTATTTCTACATATTAACACTCAGTCTGCTGAGCTGCACTTTGTTCATTTGGAGTGCCTAG